A genome region from Streptomyces xanthophaeus includes the following:
- a CDS encoding DUF3618 domain-containing protein codes for MTNEPRTAIGTPTPDELREQVERTRDGLGQTIEALADKADITAQAREKAAVMKEQAAATVGVVADRIRTKTLHAAQLVKDTTPEPVLDKAGRAASVARANRKSLLVAGGAALIVLLLVRRGRRSR; via the coding sequence ATGACGAACGAACCCCGAACCGCTATCGGCACACCCACCCCCGACGAACTGCGCGAGCAGGTCGAGCGCACCCGCGACGGACTCGGGCAGACCATCGAGGCGTTGGCGGACAAGGCCGACATCACGGCGCAGGCACGGGAGAAGGCGGCCGTCATGAAGGAACAGGCCGCCGCGACGGTCGGTGTCGTCGCCGACCGGATCCGTACGAAGACCCTGCATGCGGCGCAGCTGGTCAAGGACACGACGCCCGAGCCGGTTCTGGACAAGGCGGGCCGGGCTGCGAGCGTGGCACGGGCCAACCGCAAGTCGCTGCTCGTGGCCGGCGGCGCCGCTCTGATCGTCCTCCTGTTGGTGCGGCGCGGCCGCCGAAGCCGATGA
- a CDS encoding SpoIIE family protein phosphatase, with the protein MDRFARLVSRLLRVPVAFVSLVGEDRQILPGLFGLPEPWAGSRTLPLSHSLCRYVVASGQPLVVSDARADERLRTSPAVGDLGVAAYAGMPLTDGDGLVLGSLCAVAHEPRTWSEGELADLEDLAAACSAELRLRIMSARSRSAQRVLETARATAERARSDAERLEHEAQAGMDHAELLLRASEELAQTSGLEDVRRRLRDLFVGVGKPSYVGLLVADKDELHRVADPDIEHSVEREVLTLPASAAFPSTRAMRERRAVFVPDREALVAGYSPEAVGFFDRMGFTTVLCLPLWGSRALLGVLAVCWAKRHEVGVTEQATLTAASGYVAQAVERALHLDERISVARQLQEAMLTDLPAAGPVEISALYEPAAVGDMIGGDWYDAYHLPPASPGDEPRALMVTVGDITGHDIHAATIMGQIRSMLRQATLDHPPYSPATALTALDAACSVLPIEAGGTLVHARLDLADGGPDWTLTWSNAGHPPPLLRTPDGRVTLLEEHDILLHRDLGPFRRTEARRVLPAGSTLLFYTDGLIERRGHDIDASLAQLVALLARHGDRPLDELLHRISNRPADPATGDDVVVLALRVP; encoded by the coding sequence ATGGACCGGTTCGCCCGCCTGGTTTCACGACTGCTCCGCGTGCCGGTGGCCTTCGTTTCGCTGGTCGGGGAGGACCGGCAGATTCTGCCCGGACTGTTCGGTCTGCCGGAGCCCTGGGCGGGGAGCCGCACGCTGCCGCTGTCGCACTCGCTCTGCCGGTACGTGGTGGCCTCCGGGCAGCCTCTGGTCGTGTCCGATGCGCGCGCCGACGAGCGACTCCGCACCAGCCCGGCCGTCGGGGATCTCGGGGTCGCGGCGTATGCCGGGATGCCCCTGACCGACGGGGACGGGCTCGTCCTGGGCTCCCTGTGCGCCGTCGCCCATGAGCCGCGTACCTGGAGTGAGGGCGAGCTGGCCGACCTGGAGGATCTGGCCGCGGCCTGTTCCGCCGAGCTGCGCCTGCGCATCATGTCGGCGCGGAGCCGGTCCGCACAGAGGGTGCTGGAGACCGCGCGGGCCACCGCCGAGCGGGCCCGGAGCGACGCGGAGCGCCTGGAGCACGAGGCCCAGGCCGGCATGGACCATGCCGAGCTGCTGCTGAGGGCATCGGAGGAACTGGCCCAGACGTCCGGGCTGGAAGACGTCCGGCGCCGGCTGCGGGACCTCTTCGTCGGCGTCGGGAAGCCCTCGTACGTCGGCCTGCTGGTCGCCGACAAGGACGAACTGCACCGGGTTGCCGACCCGGACATCGAGCACTCGGTGGAACGGGAGGTCCTCACGCTGCCCGCGAGCGCGGCGTTCCCGAGCACCCGGGCCATGCGGGAACGGCGGGCGGTTTTCGTGCCCGACCGTGAGGCGCTCGTCGCCGGGTACAGCCCCGAGGCGGTCGGGTTCTTCGACCGTATGGGCTTCACCACCGTGCTGTGCCTGCCGCTCTGGGGCAGCCGCGCCCTGCTGGGCGTACTCGCCGTCTGCTGGGCCAAGCGGCATGAGGTGGGCGTCACGGAGCAGGCCACGCTCACCGCCGCGTCCGGTTACGTTGCGCAGGCGGTGGAGCGCGCCCTGCACCTCGACGAACGCATCTCCGTGGCCCGGCAGCTCCAGGAAGCCATGCTCACCGACCTCCCCGCTGCCGGCCCCGTCGAGATCAGCGCCCTGTACGAGCCGGCCGCGGTCGGCGACATGATCGGTGGGGACTGGTACGACGCCTACCACCTGCCGCCCGCCTCGCCCGGCGACGAGCCCCGGGCCCTCATGGTGACGGTGGGTGACATCACCGGCCACGACATACACGCTGCCACGATCATGGGCCAGATCCGCAGCATGCTGCGGCAGGCCACCCTCGACCACCCGCCGTACAGCCCGGCCACGGCGCTGACCGCCCTCGACGCGGCGTGCTCGGTCCTGCCCATCGAGGCCGGCGGCACGCTGGTCCACGCACGCCTCGACCTCGCCGACGGCGGTCCCGACTGGACGCTGACCTGGTCCAACGCCGGCCACCCGCCGCCGCTGCTGCGTACCCCCGACGGCCGGGTCACCCTCCTGGAGGAGCACGACATCCTCCTGCACAGGGACCTCGGACCCTTCCGCCGCACCGAGGCCCGGCGCGTCCTTCCCGCAGGCTCGACGCTGTTGTTCTACACCGACGGGCTCATCGAACGCCGCGGCCACGACATCGACGCCTCCCTGGCACAACTCGTCGCCCTGCTCGCCCGCCACGGCGACCGCCCACTGGACGAACTGCTCCACCGGATCAGCAACAGGCCGGCGGACCCGGCTACCGGAGACGACGTCGTCGTACTGGCGCTGCGCGTTCCCTGA
- a CDS encoding SRPBCC family protein produces the protein MAVRNQLIHRPPQAVWAVLADPTLYGEWVVGPSESTPLDPAWPEVGSRLRYTVRLGPWSTEGVTTVRHGEPGRELELEASFKSLGTARIFLQLRPWGGETLVVCDEHPLRGVGGTLHNPAIEALLQLRHRGMLARLAKIVEHDHAGARHA, from the coding sequence ATGGCCGTCCGCAACCAGCTGATCCATCGGCCCCCGCAGGCGGTGTGGGCGGTGCTCGCCGATCCGACCTTGTACGGGGAGTGGGTGGTCGGCCCGTCCGAGTCCACACCGCTCGATCCGGCCTGGCCGGAGGTCGGATCCCGGCTGCGCTACACCGTGCGGCTGGGCCCTTGGTCGACCGAAGGGGTGACGACCGTACGCCACGGGGAACCCGGCCGGGAACTGGAACTGGAAGCGTCGTTCAAGTCGCTGGGCACCGCGAGGATCTTCCTCCAGCTCCGGCCGTGGGGCGGGGAAACCCTGGTCGTCTGCGACGAGCACCCCTTGCGCGGCGTGGGCGGAACCCTGCACAACCCCGCGATCGAAGCCCTGCTCCAGCTCCGCCACCGGGGGATGCTGGCCCGCCTGGCCAAGATCGTGGAACACGATCACGCAGGGGCGCGCCACGCCTGA
- a CDS encoding AI-2E family transporter — protein MPGIRMWFGRVKDGAAALGERRTQVQARHEAELLAERRRVAEARRARPRNPDPARAVPWGVRVAAEAGWRFLVLAAALWVIMRVIGSVRLVVLAFAAALLITALLEPTVARLHRAGLARGLSTALTALFGFVVLGLIGWFVVWQVLDNLDNLSGRLQEGIEELKRWLLDSPFHVTEQQINDVAGSLSDAIGTSTSEITSTGLRGVTVLVEIITGTLLAMFSTLFLLYDGRRIWQWTLKLVPAAARPDVADAGPAAWGTLTAYVRGTLIVAFIDALFIGLGIYFLGVPLAVPIAVVIFLASFVPLVGAVASGALAVVVALVTQGVFTALMTLLVVLLVQQIEGHVLQPFILGRAVRVHPLAVVLAVATGGVVAGIGGAVVAVPLVAVANTVIGHLRASRGDDGPADGSPVAVEEERADPPDAPDQEPA, from the coding sequence ATGCCTGGAATCCGTATGTGGTTCGGTCGCGTGAAGGACGGCGCCGCGGCGCTCGGTGAGCGGCGTACGCAGGTGCAGGCGCGGCACGAGGCCGAGCTGCTGGCCGAGCGGCGGCGGGTCGCGGAGGCCCGCCGGGCCCGTCCGCGCAACCCGGACCCCGCCCGGGCGGTGCCCTGGGGCGTACGGGTCGCGGCCGAGGCCGGCTGGCGGTTCCTGGTGCTCGCGGCCGCCCTGTGGGTCATCATGCGGGTGATCGGTTCGGTCCGGCTCGTCGTCCTCGCCTTCGCGGCCGCCCTGCTGATCACCGCCCTGCTGGAACCGACGGTCGCCCGGCTGCACCGTGCGGGGCTCGCCCGGGGGCTGTCCACCGCCCTGACCGCGCTCTTCGGGTTCGTCGTCCTGGGGCTGATCGGCTGGTTCGTCGTCTGGCAGGTGCTCGACAACCTGGACAATCTGTCCGGGCGGCTCCAGGAAGGCATCGAGGAACTGAAACGATGGCTTCTCGACAGCCCCTTCCACGTGACCGAGCAGCAGATCAACGACGTTGCCGGCAGCCTGAGCGATGCCATCGGCACCAGTACCAGCGAGATCACCTCGACCGGGCTCCGGGGCGTGACCGTCCTGGTGGAGATCATCACCGGAACGCTGCTGGCGATGTTCTCGACGCTCTTCCTGCTGTACGACGGCAGGCGGATCTGGCAGTGGACGCTGAAGCTGGTCCCCGCAGCCGCCCGGCCGGATGTCGCCGACGCGGGCCCGGCCGCCTGGGGCACCCTGACCGCCTATGTCCGCGGAACCTTGATCGTCGCCTTCATCGACGCACTCTTCATCGGTCTCGGCATCTACTTCCTGGGCGTGCCACTCGCCGTGCCCATCGCCGTGGTGATCTTCCTGGCGTCGTTCGTGCCCCTCGTGGGCGCCGTCGCGTCCGGGGCCCTCGCGGTGGTCGTCGCACTGGTCACCCAGGGGGTTTTCACCGCGCTGATGACCCTTCTGGTGGTGCTCCTCGTCCAGCAGATCGAAGGCCACGTGCTGCAGCCGTTCATCCTCGGACGGGCCGTACGGGTCCACCCGCTGGCGGTGGTCCTGGCCGTCGCCACCGGCGGAGTGGTCGCAGGCATCGGCGGAGCGGTCGTCGCCGTCCCGCTGGTCGCCGTGGCCAACACGGTGATCGGGCACCTGCGCGCCAGCCGCGGGGACGACGGTCCGGCGGACGGGTCCCCCGTGGCGGTCGAGGAGGAGCGGGCGGATCCACCCGATGCGCCGGACCAGGAACCCGCCTGA
- a CDS encoding type 1 glutamine amidotransferase domain-containing protein, with protein sequence MIVFLLPSSGYDPTEAAVPWAALRDAGHDVRFATPDGRVALADRRLTDTGFSWLSPWLMTRRAELAAYRRLTDDSWFRAPLSYAEVDPAVLTGLFVPGGHAQGMRTLLEDTAAQRLFARVFLLGLPVGAVCHGVLLAARAKDPTTGRSVLHGRRTTALTSLLELTAWNLTRLWLGRYYRTYPATVQAEVTAALADPGHFLAGPPLPVRDTAARPGRGFTVRDGNYVSARWPGDCHRLAADYLALVRSHRRTPAPSATESGN encoded by the coding sequence TTGATCGTCTTTCTGCTGCCCTCGTCCGGCTACGATCCGACCGAGGCGGCCGTGCCGTGGGCCGCGTTGCGGGACGCCGGGCACGACGTACGGTTCGCGACGCCCGACGGGCGGGTCGCCCTGGCCGACCGCCGGCTCACCGACACCGGCTTCTCCTGGCTCTCCCCGTGGCTGATGACCCGGCGCGCCGAGCTGGCAGCCTACCGGCGGCTGACCGACGACTCCTGGTTCCGGGCCCCGCTGTCCTACGCCGAGGTCGATCCGGCCGTCCTGACGGGGTTGTTCGTACCCGGCGGGCACGCCCAGGGGATGCGTACGCTGCTGGAGGACACGGCCGCGCAGCGGCTGTTCGCGCGGGTCTTCCTGCTGGGGCTGCCGGTGGGGGCGGTGTGCCACGGTGTGCTGCTGGCCGCGCGGGCGAAGGACCCCACGACCGGGCGGTCGGTGCTCCACGGCCGGCGGACCACGGCCCTGACCTCGCTGCTGGAACTGACCGCCTGGAACCTGACCCGGCTGTGGCTGGGCCGCTACTACCGGACCTACCCGGCGACCGTCCAGGCGGAGGTCACCGCGGCCCTGGCGGATCCGGGCCACTTCCTGGCCGGCCCGCCGCTGCCGGTTCGGGACACCGCGGCGCGCCCCGGTCGCGGTTTCACGGTGCGGGACGGCAACTACGTCTCGGCCCGCTGGCCCGGGGACTGCCACCGCCTGGCGGCGGACTACCTCGCGCTCGTCCGCTCGCACCGGCGCACCCCCGCACCGTCCGCCACGGAGAGCGGGAACTGA
- a CDS encoding AraC family transcriptional regulator, which translates to MPSIEPSTVAASYARAVLDAAPDGAGGTTGTGTETGTWASPAERLPFTEVRALWDTVIGTGGGDPHAGLRVGDGIKPGSLHILGHVVLTCASLAEAAEAAVRYHPLVSQAGRVSLERGGEATRIRYRPTVDPATMHPQQVEAVVAAIVRAARWIAGDDWAPLSVSFTHARTGSAQPYARILGCPVTFGAAENALTVANLDLDRPRAPRDPGLGALHRAYADRLLRELSTAVTLAERVRQWLDHAPLDGAALADAGRGVHLSPRTLRRALQEEGTSWTALLDATRHRRARRLLETTDLPLDRIAPLVGLSGATALVRAFTRWEGITPGVYRARGTGSA; encoded by the coding sequence ATGCCCAGCATCGAGCCGTCCACCGTCGCCGCGTCCTACGCGCGCGCCGTCCTGGACGCAGCGCCGGACGGAGCCGGCGGCACGACCGGAACCGGGACCGAGACCGGGACCTGGGCCTCGCCCGCGGAGCGCCTCCCGTTCACCGAGGTGCGCGCCCTGTGGGACACGGTGATCGGCACCGGCGGCGGCGACCCGCACGCCGGTCTCCGTGTCGGGGACGGGATCAAGCCGGGCAGTCTCCACATCCTCGGCCACGTCGTACTCACCTGCGCGAGCCTGGCGGAGGCCGCCGAAGCGGCCGTTCGTTACCACCCCCTGGTCAGCCAGGCCGGCAGGGTCTCCCTGGAACGCGGTGGCGAGGCCACCCGTATCCGGTACCGGCCGACCGTCGACCCGGCCACCATGCACCCCCAGCAGGTGGAAGCGGTCGTCGCCGCCATCGTGCGGGCCGCCCGCTGGATCGCCGGGGACGACTGGGCGCCGCTGTCGGTGTCCTTCACCCACGCCCGGACCGGCTCCGCGCAGCCGTACGCCCGGATCCTCGGCTGCCCCGTCACCTTCGGCGCCGCGGAGAACGCGCTCACCGTCGCCAACCTCGATCTCGACCGGCCCCGCGCCCCGCGCGACCCCGGACTCGGCGCCCTGCACCGTGCCTACGCCGACCGGCTGCTGCGGGAGCTGTCGACCGCCGTGACCCTCGCGGAGCGGGTCCGGCAGTGGCTGGACCACGCCCCGCTCGACGGCGCCGCCCTCGCCGACGCGGGCCGGGGCGTCCACCTCAGCCCCCGTACCCTGCGCCGGGCCCTCCAGGAGGAGGGCACCTCCTGGACGGCCCTCCTCGACGCGACCCGGCACCGCCGGGCCCGTCGGCTGCTGGAGACCACGGACCTGCCGCTCGACCGGATCGCCCCGCTCGTCGGCCTGAGCGGCGCCACGGCCCTGGTCCGTGCGTTCACCCGGTGGGAAGGCATCACCCCCGGCGTCTACCGGGCCCGGGGCACGGGCTCCGCATGA
- a CDS encoding Fur family transcriptional regulator: protein MSDLLERLRGRGWRMTSQRRVVVEVLDGDHVHLTADEVHARAAQRLPEIARATVYNTLGELVAIGEVVEVSVQGRVKRFDPNAHHPHQHLVCTGCGTIRDVHASGTPADLPPEERFGFIVSAVEVTYRGLCRSCASGTGPARP from the coding sequence ATGAGTGACCTGCTGGAGCGGCTTCGAGGGCGCGGCTGGCGGATGACGTCCCAGCGGCGTGTCGTCGTGGAGGTCCTCGACGGCGATCACGTGCACCTCACTGCGGACGAGGTGCACGCCCGTGCGGCGCAGCGGCTGCCCGAGATCGCCCGGGCGACCGTCTACAACACCCTGGGCGAGCTGGTCGCGATCGGGGAGGTGGTGGAGGTCTCCGTACAGGGCCGGGTCAAGCGCTTCGATCCCAACGCGCACCACCCGCACCAGCACTTGGTGTGCACGGGCTGCGGCACCATCCGCGACGTCCACGCGTCCGGCACGCCGGCCGATCTGCCGCCGGAGGAGCGGTTCGGCTTCATCGTGTCCGCGGTCGAGGTCACCTACCGCGGGTTGTGCCGTTCGTGCGCCTCCGGGACGGGTCCGGCGCGACCGTGA
- the katG gene encoding catalase/peroxidase HPI, with protein sequence MSGSDSENPVIPAPTPAPTRPRSNRDWWPNQLDLQVLHQNSPLADPMGDDFDYAEEFATLDPDALKRDVFEVMTDSQEWWPADYGHYGPLFIRMSWHSAGTYRIADGRGGGGAGAQRFAPLNSWPDNASLDKARRLLWPVKQKYGRKISWADLLVFAGNCAMESMGFKTFGFGFGREDIWEPEEVFWGPEDTWLGDERYSGDRELSGPFGAVQMGLIYVNPEGPNGDPNPVAAARDIRETFARMAMNDEETVALIVGGHTFGKCHGAVGADYIGPEPEGCPIEQQGIGWKNTYGTGSGSDALTSGLEGAWTTEPTKWDNGYLDNLFRYEWELTTSPAGAQQWTPKDPSAQGTVPDAHDPSKKHAPIMLTTDLALRMDPVYTPIAKSFHENPDKLADAFAKAWYKLLHRDMGPISRYLGPWVPEPQLWQDPVPAVDHELVADEDVAALKRTILASGLSLPQLVVTAWAAASSFRGTDKRGGANGARIRLAPQKDWEANDLPEVAEVVQKLEGIQQDFDRAQTGGKKVSLADLIVLGGCAAVERCAKNAGYDIEVPFAPGRTDASQEQTDVEAFAVLEPKADGFRNYLQAGEKLSPEALLLDRASMLNLTAPEMTVLVGGMRAMNTGFRQARHGVFTDRPEALTNDFFVNLLDMGTQWKASESAENVFEGRDQATGKVRWTATAVDLVFGSHAQLRALAEVYASKDAGEKFVRDFVSAWDKVMNLDRFDLV encoded by the coding sequence GTGTCCGGCAGCGACAGCGAGAACCCAGTAATCCCTGCCCCGACCCCCGCGCCGACTCGCCCCAGGTCGAATCGGGACTGGTGGCCGAACCAGCTGGACCTTCAGGTTCTGCACCAGAATTCGCCCCTGGCCGATCCGATGGGCGACGATTTCGACTACGCGGAAGAGTTCGCGACCCTGGACCCCGACGCCCTGAAGCGGGACGTCTTCGAGGTGATGACGGACTCGCAGGAGTGGTGGCCGGCGGACTACGGCCACTACGGGCCGCTCTTCATCCGAATGAGCTGGCATTCCGCGGGAACGTACCGCATCGCCGACGGCCGGGGTGGCGGCGGAGCCGGCGCCCAGCGGTTCGCCCCTCTCAACAGCTGGCCCGACAATGCGAGCCTCGACAAGGCGCGCCGTCTGCTCTGGCCGGTCAAGCAGAAATACGGTCGGAAGATCTCATGGGCCGACCTTTTGGTGTTCGCCGGCAACTGCGCCATGGAATCGATGGGTTTCAAGACGTTCGGCTTCGGCTTCGGGCGGGAGGACATCTGGGAACCCGAGGAGGTTTTCTGGGGGCCCGAGGACACCTGGCTCGGAGATGAGCGCTACAGCGGAGACAGGGAACTCTCCGGCCCCTTCGGCGCCGTGCAGATGGGACTGATCTACGTCAATCCGGAAGGGCCCAACGGCGACCCGAACCCGGTCGCCGCCGCCCGGGACATTCGCGAGACGTTCGCGCGCATGGCCATGAACGACGAGGAGACGGTCGCGCTCATCGTCGGCGGCCACACGTTCGGCAAGTGCCACGGTGCGGTCGGCGCGGACTACATCGGGCCCGAGCCCGAGGGCTGCCCGATCGAGCAGCAGGGGATCGGCTGGAAGAACACCTACGGCACCGGCAGCGGCTCCGACGCGCTCACCAGCGGGCTGGAAGGCGCATGGACCACCGAGCCGACGAAGTGGGACAACGGGTACCTGGACAACCTGTTCCGGTACGAGTGGGAACTGACCACGAGCCCGGCCGGTGCCCAGCAGTGGACCCCCAAGGACCCCTCGGCCCAGGGCACTGTGCCGGACGCCCATGATCCGTCGAAGAAGCACGCGCCGATCATGCTGACGACGGACCTCGCGCTGCGGATGGATCCGGTCTACACGCCGATCGCGAAGAGCTTCCACGAGAACCCGGACAAGCTCGCCGACGCGTTCGCCAAGGCCTGGTACAAGCTGCTGCACCGCGACATGGGCCCGATCTCGCGCTACCTCGGCCCGTGGGTCCCCGAACCTCAGCTGTGGCAGGACCCCGTACCCGCGGTCGATCACGAGCTGGTCGCCGACGAGGACGTCGCCGCCCTCAAGCGCACGATCCTCGCCTCGGGGCTGTCCCTCCCTCAGCTGGTCGTCACCGCCTGGGCGGCGGCGTCGAGCTTCCGCGGCACCGACAAGCGGGGCGGGGCCAACGGGGCCCGGATCCGGCTCGCGCCGCAGAAGGACTGGGAGGCCAACGACCTGCCCGAGGTCGCCGAGGTGGTGCAGAAGCTGGAAGGGATCCAGCAGGACTTCGACCGGGCGCAGACCGGCGGGAAGAAGGTCTCGCTCGCCGACCTGATCGTGCTGGGCGGCTGCGCGGCCGTCGAACGGTGCGCGAAGAACGCCGGGTACGACATCGAGGTGCCGTTCGCGCCGGGGCGCACGGATGCCTCGCAGGAGCAGACCGACGTGGAGGCCTTCGCCGTCCTCGAACCGAAGGCGGACGGGTTCCGGAACTACCTGCAGGCGGGCGAGAAGCTGTCACCGGAGGCACTTCTGCTGGATCGTGCCTCCATGCTGAACCTGACCGCACCCGAGATGACGGTGCTCGTCGGCGGCATGCGGGCCATGAACACCGGCTTCCGGCAGGCCCGGCACGGCGTGTTCACGGACCGCCCGGAGGCACTGACCAACGACTTCTTCGTCAACCTGCTCGACATGGGTACGCAGTGGAAGGCGTCGGAGTCGGCGGAGAACGTGTTCGAGGGCCGGGACCAGGCCACGGGCAAGGTCAGGTGGACGGCGACCGCGGTGGACCTCGTCTTCGGTTCGCACGCCCAGCTGCGAGCCCTCGCCGAGGTCTACGCGTCGAAGGACGCGGGAGAGAAGTTCGTCCGTGACTTCGTCTCCGCCTGGGACAAGGTGATGAACCTCGACCGGTTCGATCTCGTCTAG
- a CDS encoding DUF7677 family protein, protein MTHLPTDVRAALRFFAFYLGNGTLDIDLLDGIDYRAHLLEFGSDLEMVFAIFSNVLEVDDHGQTLNDGHAKYRAAQWIRERCDPAYRVEPPFEEWETELHGP, encoded by the coding sequence ATGACACACCTTCCGACAGACGTACGGGCCGCTCTCCGGTTCTTCGCGTTCTACCTGGGCAACGGCACCTTGGACATCGATCTGCTGGACGGCATCGACTACCGTGCCCACCTGCTCGAGTTCGGCTCCGACCTGGAGATGGTCTTCGCGATCTTCTCGAACGTCCTCGAAGTCGATGATCACGGGCAGACGCTCAACGACGGCCATGCGAAGTACCGAGCAGCCCAGTGGATCCGCGAACGGTGTGACCCCGCATACCGGGTGGAGCCTCCGTTCGAAGAGTGGGAGACCGAGCTTCACGGTCCCTGA
- a CDS encoding helix-turn-helix domain-containing protein: MTGDELDGTAAAMGPRLRAARERHGVTLTGVSRATGISPSTLSRIETGRRKPTLEVVVQLAKEYGVSLDELAGTAPAPVAGPRTSAPLSFGDDKAVLPLTRYVGGLHAHKHVLPAVEDPPARPRQVSHEGYAWLCVLYGRLWLALGGQDLVLAAGDVAEFDARTPHGVANAGPGGPVEYLILFGPQGERLRPRPRTEPAPGRGAR; the protein is encoded by the coding sequence GTGACGGGCGACGAACTGGACGGCACGGCGGCGGCGATGGGGCCCAGGCTGCGAGCCGCGCGCGAGCGGCATGGCGTCACGCTCACCGGTGTCAGCCGTGCGACCGGCATCTCGCCGAGCACGCTGTCACGGATCGAGACCGGCCGGCGCAAGCCCACCCTGGAGGTGGTGGTGCAGCTGGCGAAGGAGTACGGCGTCTCCCTGGACGAGCTGGCCGGTACCGCACCCGCCCCGGTGGCCGGGCCGCGCACCTCGGCGCCGTTGAGCTTCGGCGACGACAAGGCGGTGCTGCCGCTCACCCGGTACGTCGGCGGCTTGCACGCCCACAAGCACGTACTGCCCGCCGTCGAGGATCCGCCCGCGCGGCCCCGGCAGGTCTCCCACGAGGGCTACGCGTGGCTGTGCGTTCTGTACGGGCGGCTGTGGCTCGCGCTGGGCGGCCAGGATCTTGTCCTGGCCGCCGGGGACGTCGCCGAGTTCGACGCCCGCACCCCGCACGGGGTGGCGAACGCCGGCCCCGGCGGGCCGGTCGAGTACCTGATCCTGTTCGGGCCGCAGGGCGAACGGCTGCGGCCGCGGCCGCGGACCGAGCCGGCCCCCGGCCGCGGGGCCCGGTAG
- a CDS encoding alpha/beta fold hydrolase produces MQPEPTAELRHRTIETPAGRLHLVEQGSGPLVLLVHGFPESWYSWRHQLPALAAAGYRAVAIDVRGYGRSSKPAATDAYRMLDLVEDNVAAVRALGEESAVVVGHDWGSGIAASSALLHPEVFHAVGLLSVPYAPPGGPRPSDVFSRIGGPEQEFYVSYFQEPGRAEAEIEPDVRGWLAGFYAALSADTMPAQGEPDPHFVAHGGRLRDRFPAGKLPAWLSEDDLGVYAAEFERTGLTGALNRYRNMDRDWEDLAPHRGAPIKQPSLFIGGTLDASTTWMADAVNAYPSTLPALSGSHLLEGCGHWIQQERPDEVNRLLTGWLTTLQG; encoded by the coding sequence ATGCAGCCCGAGCCGACCGCAGAGCTCCGCCACCGCACCATCGAGACCCCGGCCGGGCGCCTGCACCTGGTGGAGCAGGGCAGCGGCCCGCTGGTCCTGCTCGTGCACGGCTTCCCCGAGTCCTGGTACTCCTGGCGCCACCAGCTCCCGGCCCTCGCCGCCGCCGGCTACCGGGCGGTGGCGATCGACGTACGCGGCTACGGCCGCTCCTCCAAGCCCGCCGCGACCGACGCCTACCGGATGCTCGACCTGGTGGAGGACAACGTTGCCGCGGTGCGCGCCCTCGGCGAGGAGAGCGCGGTGGTCGTCGGCCATGACTGGGGGTCCGGCATCGCCGCCTCCTCCGCCCTGCTCCACCCGGAGGTCTTCCACGCCGTCGGCCTGCTGAGCGTTCCCTACGCGCCGCCGGGCGGCCCCCGCCCCTCCGACGTCTTCAGCCGGATCGGCGGCCCTGAGCAGGAGTTCTACGTCTCCTACTTCCAGGAGCCCGGGCGCGCCGAGGCGGAGATCGAGCCCGACGTCCGGGGCTGGCTCGCAGGCTTCTACGCGGCGCTGTCCGCCGACACCATGCCCGCCCAGGGCGAGCCCGACCCGCACTTCGTCGCCCACGGCGGCCGGCTGCGCGACCGCTTCCCCGCAGGCAAGCTCCCCGCGTGGCTGAGCGAGGACGACCTCGGCGTCTACGCCGCGGAGTTCGAGCGCACCGGCCTGACCGGCGCCCTCAACCGCTACCGCAACATGGACCGTGACTGGGAGGACCTCGCCCCCCACCGCGGAGCCCCGATCAAGCAGCCGTCCCTGTTCATCGGCGGCACCCTTGACGCCTCCACCACCTGGATGGCCGACGCCGTCAACGCCTACCCCTCCACCCTCCCCGCCCTGTCCGGCTCCCACCTGCTGGAAGGGTGCGGCCACTGGATCCAGCAGGAACGCCCCGACGAGGTCAACCGCTTGCTGACCGGCTGGCTCACCACCCTCCAGGGCTGA